In the genome of Aspergillus luchuensis IFO 4308 DNA, chromosome 2, nearly complete sequence, one region contains:
- the RRS1 gene encoding ribosome biogenesis protein RRS1 (COG:J;~EggNog:ENOG410PNYS;~InterPro:IPR007023;~PFAM:PF04939;~go_component: GO:0005634 - nucleus [Evidence IEA];~go_process: GO:0042254 - ribosome biogenesis [Evidence IEA]) — protein sequence MASTDSKPKPERLPVTVSKPTPYTFDLGHLLANDPNPLEISRSEPLDVSLKATARDGTQSLLNQLLTTCPITSSQQGVLLTLPPPTTVLPRFKPLPTPKPPTKWELFARKKGIGKYSSRPGAALADKERRKKLVYDEEKGEWVPRWGYKGKNKSDDEWLVEVNEKDWKKEEEAAAKGSSIRGLSRAERKDRIRRNERKMRANERKSRKSGGG from the exons ATGGCGTCTACCGACTCCAAGCCCAAGCCGGAGAGACT CCCCGTGACTGTCTCCAAGCCTACCCCTTACACATTCGACCTCGGTCATCTGCTTGCGAACGACCCCAACCCTCTCGAGATCTCCCGCTCCGAACCCTTGGACGTCAGTCTCAAGGCCACAGCCCGGGATGGCACCCAGTCTCTTCTCAACCAGCTCCTGACCACCTGCCCCATCACCTCTTCCCAACAGGGTGTCCTCCTGACTCTcccacctcccaccaccGTCCTCCCTCGCTTCAAgccccttcccacccccaagcCCCCGACCAAGTGGGAGCTGTTCGCCCGCAAGAAGGGTATTGGCAAATACAGCAGCAGGCCTGGTGCGGCATTGGCCGACAAGGAGCGTCGCAAGAAGTTGGTGtacgatgaggagaagggcgagtGGGTTCCTCGCTGGGGTTACAAGGGCAAGAACAAGTCCGATGATGAATGGCTTGTTGAGGTGAACGAGAAGGattggaagaaggaagaagaggcggcCGCTAAGGGAAGCTCGATTCGTGGACTATCTCGCGCCGAACGCAAAGACAGGATACGCCGCAACGAGAGGAAAATGAGAGCGAATGAGCGCAAGAGCCGGAAGTCGGGTGGTGGttaa
- the RSM23 gene encoding mitochondrial 37S ribosomal protein mS29 (BUSCO:EOG092625U6;~COG:J;~EggNog:ENOG410PHXU;~InterPro:IPR019368;~PFAM:PF10236): MVSSFCWSCLTRLPTAPRAILPPTLTAQRVAAFHSSTPLLAGAKKKGDLPVAKYRQAKSAKMKKKKPVERTRPPAVGERRALRKRIVLSNPNALEVEDMQDLSAENMVDARLRGSILGLPVPMLDQLRAVQAFKPKQGWSIFRRPGTVVRRETLELGRLIDGISAEEGENKGKVVRKIITGVKGSGKSVHMLQAMSMAFTKEWVVITVPEAQDLVIANTAYAPLSDENPNVYVQNDATAALLSRIVTANQKVLSKLTVSQPHPALKTAVKPGMTLEALAKPGIQDPAVAWSVFQALWTELTATAPAAGFEKGFKPRPPMLVTLDNLAHWMKETKYNNIDCKPIHAHDLVFVQHFLSLLKPSTEAGKPSLPNGGLILYATSGSNSPTVYGFEVALQQLAARQAGIKPSSPEFPQPDPYLNADKRVLAVFNDSASTKSPASKDRSLELQTIGGLTRDEAQGFMEYFARSGLLRENITDTWVGEKWSLAGGGVIGELEKLGRRLRVIA, translated from the exons ATGGtttcctccttctgctgGAGCTGCCTTACGCGGCTTCCTACCGCTCCCCGAGCTATCCTCCCGCCGACATTAACAGCACAGCGAGTAGCAGCATTCCACTCGTCAACGCCGCTCCTCGCGGGAGctaagaagaagggcgaTTTACCGGTTGCCAAGTACCGTCAAGCTAAATCCGccaaaatgaagaagaagaagcccgttGAGAGGACGCGTCCTCCGGCTGTCGGAGAACGCAGAGCGCTCCGCAAACGCATCGTCCTCAGCAACCCTAACGCTCTCGAAGTCGAAGACATGCAGGACCTCTCTGCGGAAAACATGGTGGATGCGCGCCTTCGTGGCTCCATCCTGGGTCTTCCTGTGCCCATGCTCGATCAATTGAGGGCTGTCCAGGCTTTCAAGCCCAAGCAGGGCTGGTCTATATTCCGTCGGCCGGGAACGGTGGTTAGGCGTGAGACGCTCGAGCTGGGAAGACTCATTGACGGTATCTCCGctgaggagggcgagaaCAAGGGAAAGGTCGTCAGAAAGATCATCACCGGTGTGAAGGGCTCCGGAAAGTCCGTCCACATGCTGCAGGCCATGTCTATGGCTTTCACCAAGGAGTGGGTTGTGATCACGGTTCCTGAAG CCCAGGATCTCGTCATTGCCAACACCGCCTACGCACCCCTCTCCGATGAGAACCCGAACGTTTACGTCCAGAACGATGCCACCGCCGCTCTCCTGTCTCGCATCGTCACCGCAAACCAGAAGGTTCTGTCCAAATTGACCGTCTCCCAGCCCCATCCCGCTCTGAAGACGGCCGTCAAGCCCGGCATGACCCTCGAGGCTCTCGCCAAGCCCGGTATCCAGGACCCCGCTGTCGCATGGAGCGTCTTCCAGGCCCTGTGGACCGAACTCACCGCCACGGCCCCGGCCGCCGGCTTCGAGAAGGGCTTCAAGCCCCGTCCTCCCATGCTCGTGACCCTGGACAACCTGGCCCACTGGATGAAGGAGACCAAGTACAACAACATTGACTGCAAGCCCATCCACGCCCATgacctcgtcttcgtccagcacttcctctccctcctgaAGCCCAGCACCGAGGCCGGCAagccctccctccccaacggCGGTCTCATCCTCTACGCCACCTCCGGCTCCAACAGCCCCACCGTCTACGGCTTCGAAGTCGCTCTCCAGCAGCTCGCTGCCCGCCAGGCCGGCATCAAGCCCTCCTCTCCGGAATTCCCTCAACCCGACCCCTACCTCAACGCAGACAAGCGCGTCCTCGCCGTCTTCAACGACTCCGCTTCTACCAAGTCCCCGGCCTCCAAGGACCGCTCTCTCGAGCTCCAGACCATCGGCGGTCTCACTCGTGACGAGGCCCAGGGCTTCATGGAATACTTCGCCCGCAGCGGTCTCCTCCGTGAGAACATCACCGACACCTGGGTTGGCGAGAAGTGGAGTTTGGCCGGTGGAGGCGTTATCGGTGAGCTCGAGAAGCTCGGTAGACGGCTGAGAGTCATTGCTTAa
- a CDS encoding uncharacterized protein (COG:S;~EggNog:ENOG410PW4Z;~InterPro:IPR001214,IPR011990;~go_function: GO:0005515 - protein binding [Evidence IEA]), whose protein sequence is MSKRPYDDDNDDSDLYAFPPRPDLFDQTKWAPHVSREDARIAHRFWSLPDTVLGDSLGEQPRYTQPRDAGDNPAAHALARNVYDHLMHDERFLTPINPTDWQREWTNSGLNNRVWSFRDIFEGQGLDLGEATEDLNEVDGQLIRDMKALQLRAALGSRNLSTEGTVPVLRRRLQDYKRKVYHQYRVLPRSDLSQWGVHRDDARKYTIEISDDDGIGALDMYTCAILASPYNPAYWLSRAYCHYQQAFFDLAIGDAYRAEYLCDVLYDAHRRSIQPGLYTRIWHALEQHIMVQPRDPITGNLSAEATLFRRFNGVNFFVPTIRKATQHVLALSLMALQCWDDYKTRGRLLRARTVNADRDLMPFQERAKVMKSVADRAKTAKANTEYYYYESRAGHTSGDRIYPHDADDIDRAAVAFTEKATDAFFNQNGSLPWKKCKIAASNDQGNTQLKVVATEDIAKNEVIFVENPPIRGHLELPKLPIKVVPLKCDNCRRTLPAEHLEEYTREFGQGNVREACKCITQPVPIPFCPALNDDDPTCVENAQARYHYRVCGEDWEWLHDSMRPVRVVDLDKRPHYECSFEAQATLLSLLLREIFDITLHRRETQDPNLMAHEIDELVALENPHNWTNRRFPFSLTANVHVPFNILLQLGVDIFRDLSFDTWVIQLILKKLTVNAIPCGGKRLQKTNIIKSKPLPKLEADLTTDDLPTFWPTFSKLYLYPGHSLFNHACPTKYNASWAYYGDENPNLIILWSFKDIKKGDEIRIPYFHTLDTGVSTSTLERALGGPCNCGGPHLDEKHIPPPPT, encoded by the coding sequence ATGTCCAAACGTCCATACGACGATGATAACGATGACTCTGACCTATATGCCTTTCCCCCAAGGCCTGATCTCTTTGATCAAACAAAATGGGCACCGCATGTGAGCAGAGAAGATGCAAGGATCGCGCATCGTTTCTGGTCCCTTCCGGACACTGTACTTGGAGACAGCCTAGGAGAGCAACCCCGTTATACCCAGCCCAGGGATGCGGGCGACAATCCCGCAGCACATGCGCTCGCAAGGAATGTCTATGACCACTTGATGCACGACGAAAGATTCCTAACGCCAATTAATCCCACAGATTGGCAAAGGGAATGGACCAATTCCGGGCTGAACAACAGGGTCTGGTCATTCCGCGACATCTTTGAAGGGCAGGGTCTCGATCTTGGGGAAGCCACGGAAGATCTTAATGAGGTGGACGGGCAGCTTATCAGGGATATGAAGGCCCTCCAGCTAAGAGCCGCCCTAGGGAGCCGAAACCTCTCAACTGAAGGGACGGTTCCCGTATTACGCCGGCGACTTCAGGACTATAAACGCAAAGTGTATCATCAATATCGCGTCCTGCCTCGAAGTGATCTGTCGCAATGGGGTGTCCACAGAGATGACGCGCGAAAGTACACTATCGAGAtcagcgacgatgatggtaTAGGTGCATTGGATATGTACACTTGTGCTATTCTTGCCAGCCCATATAATCCAGCTTATTGGCTGAGCCGGGCTTACTGCCATTACCAACAAGCGTTTTTTGACCTTGCCATCGGGGATGCTTATCGAGCAGAATATCTCTGTGACGTTCTTTATGATGCACATCGGCGAAGTATCCAGCCTGGGCTCTATACGCGGATATGGCACGCTCTGGAACAGCATATTATGGTTCAACCTAGAGATCCTATCACCGGTAATTTATCTGCAGAAGCTACACTGTTTCGCAGGTTCAATGGGGTTAATTTCTTCGTACCCACTATCCGGAAGGCCACCCAGCACGTTCTTGCTCTTAGTCTCATGGCGCTCCAGTGTTGGGACGACTATAAAACAAGGGGTCGTCTTCTTAGAGCTAGGACAGTGAATGCGGACCGTGACTTGATGCCATTTCAAGAGCGCGCCAAAGTCATGAAATCCGTTGCTGACAGAGCCAAGACGGCCAAGGCAAATACTGAGTACTATTATTACGAATCACGAGCCGGACACACTTCAGGAGACAGGATATATCCCCATGACGCAGACGACATCGATCGTGCTGCAGTCGCCTTTACGGAGAAGGCAACAGATGCCTTTTTCAACCAGAATGGAAGCCTCCCTTGGAAGAAGTGCAAGATTGCCGCCAGCAATGATCAAGGTAACACACAACTGAAAGTGGTTGCGACAGAGGATATTGCAAAGAATGAGGTCATCTTTGTCGAAAATCCCCCAATCAGAGGCCATCTCGAGCTGCCAAAGCTACCCATCAAAGTGGTACCATTAAAGTGTGACAATTGCCGGAGAACCTTGCCCGCCGAGCATCTGGAGGAATACACTCGTGAATTCGGACAAGGGAATGTCCGTGAAGCATGCAAATGTATCACACAGCCTGTCCCCATCCCATTCTGCCCTGCGCTAAACGATGACGATCCAACTTGCGTCGAGAATGCTCAAGCACGGTATCACTATCGTGTCTGTGGTGAAGACTGGGAATGGCTACACGACTCCATGCGGCCCGTAAGAGTCGTGGACCTCGACAAACGTCCCCATTACGAGTGCTCGTTTGAAGCACAGGCGACTTTACTGAGTCTCCTCCTGCGTGAAATATTTGACATCACCCTTCACCGAAGAGAAACCCAAGATCCCAACCTCATGGCGCACGAAATCGACGAGCTTGTCGCGCTTGAAAACCCCCATAACTGGACCAATCGAAGGTTTCCCTTCAGCCTGACCGCCAACGTCCATGTCCCCTTTAATATCCTCTTACAACTCGGCGTCGACATCTTCCGCGACCTTAGCTTCGACACCTGGGTCATCCAACTCATTTTGAAGAAGCTGACTGTCAACGCCATCCCCTGCGGGGGTAAGCGTCTCCAAAAGACGAACATTATCAAGAGTAAACCCTTGCCAAAACTGGAAGCTGACCTGACGACTGATGATTTACCAACTTTTTGGCCCACTTTCTccaaactatatttatatcctGGACACAGTCTGTTCAACCATGCGTGTCCTACTAAGTACAACGCCAGCTGGGCCTATTACGGCGACGAGAACCCTAATCTGATCATCTTGTGGTCATTCAAAGACATCAAGAAAGGTGATGAGATCCGCATCCCGTATTTTCACACTCTCGATACGGGTGTCTCCACTAGCACTCTGGAACGTGCTCTCGGAGGACCTTGCAACTGTGGCGGGCCTCATCTCGATGAAAAACatataccaccaccacccacttaA
- a CDS encoding uncharacterized protein (COG:S;~EggNog:ENOG410PPGJ): MYGSQSSGPPQPEWRLPSSNTQQSASSRHHPPQQPSWRASSPPPPPPPPRPTTTSSSPYNPTIYGQISNPPSAVNVHPGTSISPVSAVAGSDTTSWGVKYNRHQLHAQSPPPLPPRPSSTAQSPQAQSPVVSPLDPNKPLPAAPGWATQPADNTSYQQWPSNPPYAPQQSDSASPLQPPPPPPANSTGYQSPSAQQSNLWQQPPPVPPPPYSGSPLGQYHDSSVQQPATLPSHPQSTGNNAPNLAISQAPPPKPSTPVSYESQPLPGPPQAPVAATLSTAHGTPPVVPPPVPPKTSPLNAPTSASVLASGGPSDWEHLTPTPGSIDDLDAFGSRPQDGPSSGPQSQVPQSRPTSIEEPVKKAESVSPITPPSNAFQTTSQSESPLTSQPAVKGTPPQPVRMDSTVSVQSNNSTYETAESIDGIIEAWNRPIAQTSAEQNPQSSVSRVSTGILPPRKQSPIETPTPRQESIIPRKQVQSGSSSVESNSVTNGPTTDKRTILPAFVPLDPYDDLDPWSKSSLERYVAMLRKEAVADSDAERFNIFTAFMAKETKLREILFNIEPEPAPVDENLRESPRQQTSTPRASTKDSNDDVGSGLIPVETEGDHVFSNSGNDDSEDGSYSPGGRPILPKIQTPSVTKLQRSASLTGSNKYHTDFVAHATSSRATSVPPSMLGDARHEHALPPLTTNPPQPIYTPFRYTEGPQRGSDVLVFDRPAYQAYSDLRQASAESGRVMSNAPPPHPGDRPGSAVPPRRNEFDETFIGLIREKSIAYRKRAPRKTSSPPPLPASLRHGKPAGPVDDLRSMASSPMSKQSESSWNMTTRKDLENYSNDFSYIREAVKSWEVSSKPRREQLDRERIQRQEVSEKRIDALFNGKEIGYADINVLEEEFRQKEARAQLDEERQELDKFVADVFEPLDQRLKEEIAALQALYEAALAQLDHENGRAKSATTDRYNLSHTMRTVNEIYRKLELRYQKRLEIALDRERRRKKAERRPLVFMGDSVALKGVDHDFDQMEKRNILEAARERDNRANRLMDSFDDAIMHGLGENQSLLDEVAAKVAKVDTATIRSSGLPDSEVEQLLKSVYNLIESLRKDSESILHNFNMADSVLNDADYSVSVAEARYSDADADVFRRLDDEKRKEDAKIQADLKSKLESIRSGPANIITSINGLLESLGKPPIVDQTGSSSQMPADTLAPVAQHLTTDIAPRKPEEDPEHQERLRKALENAKRRNAARMNTETSRP; the protein is encoded by the exons ATGTATGGGTCGCAAAGTTCGGGTCCTCCACAGCCCGAATGGCGTCTGCCTTCTTCCAACACGCAGCAATCGGCTTCatctcgccatcatcctccgcaacaaCCATCATGGCGcgcttcttccccgccccctccaccgcctcctccgcgtCCGACaactacatcatcatctccttaCAACCCCACCATCTACGGTCAAATTTCCAATCCTCCTTCAGCAGTTAATGTTCATCCCGGTACAAGCATATCCCCCGTTTCTGCCGTTGCAGGCTCCGACACCACTTCATGGGGAGTCAAGTACAACAGGCACCAACTTCATGCGCAGTCGCCCCCACCACTACCT CCGCGGCCTTCAAGCACGGCGCAATCACCACAGGCGCAGTCTCCAGTTGTGAGCCCGCTAGACCCAAACAAACCTTTACCAGCTGCTCCAGGCTGGGCGACCCAACCAGCGGATAATACCTCCTACCAGCAGTGGCCATCGAATCCTCCATATGCTCCCCAGCAATCTGACAGCGCTTCGCCGTTAcagcctccaccaccgcccccgGCTAATTCCACTGGTTACCAGAGCCCAAGTGCCCAGCAGAGCAACCTATGGCAGCAACCACCTCcggttcctcctcctccctacTCTGGTTCCCCATTGGGTCAGTATCACGATTCCTCGGTGCAGCAGCCAGCGACTTTGCCAAGCCATCCACAATCCACCGGCAATAATGCACCTAATCTGGCCATTTCCCAAGCTCCACCCCCCAAGCCAAGCACTCCAGTATCTTATGAGAGCCAGCCACTACCCGGGCCTCCGCAGGCTCCTGTGGCTGCGACTTTGAGTACAGCACATGGAACACCGCCCGTCGTTCCTCCACCGGTGCCTCCCAAGACCAGCCCTCTCAATGCCCCGACTAGCGCTTCTGTCCTAGCCTCTGGCGGGCCTTCAGACTGGGAGCATCTGACACCCACTCCAGGGAGTATTGATGATTTAGATGCCTTTGGCTCTCGGCCCCAGGATGGGCCATCTTCGGGCCCACAGTCACAGGTGCCTCAGAGTCGCCCGACAAGTATTGAAGAGCCGGTGAAAAAGGCTGAATCTGTCAGCCCTATAACGCCTCCCAGTAATGCATTCCAAACAACGAGTCAAAGTGAAAGCCCTTTGACCAGTCAGCCCGCGGTAAAGGGTactccaccccaaccagTCAGGATGGATAGTACTGTATCTGTTCAGAGTAACAACTCCACTTATGAAACCGCTGAAAGCATTGACGGCATCATCGAAGCTTGGAACCGTCCTATCGCGCAAACATCAGCTGAGCAGAATCCTCAGAGCTCAGTGTCTCGGGTCAGCACAGGCATTTTACCTCCGCGAAAACAGAGCCCAATCGAGACTCCGACGCCTAGACAGGAATCCATAATTCCTCGAAAGCAAGTTCAGTCTGGGTCAAGCTCAGTGGAGTCGAACAGTGTCACCAACGGGCCAACTACGGATAAACGGACAATCCTCCCTGCCTTTGTACCACTCGATCCGtatgatgatcttgatccCTGGTCCAAATCCTCGTTGGAACGATATGTCGCAATGCTTCGAAAGGAGGCAGTGGCTGACTCCGATGCGGAACGTTTCAATATATTCACAGCATTTATGGCTAAGGAGACCAAATTACGAGAGATCCTGTTCAACATTGAGCCTGAACCGGCGCCAGTGGATGAGAATCTCAGAGAGAGTCCGCGGCAACAAACGTCCACTCCACGCGCATCGACCAAAGACTCGAATGATGACGTGGGATCCGGTCTGATACCAGTCGAAACCGAAGGCGACCATGTGTTCTCGAATAGTGGGAATGACGACTCGGAAGATGGCAGCTACAGTCCTGGAGGACGTCCCATTCTTCCCAAAATACAGACACCCAGCGTAACAAAATTACAGAGATCTGCCTCGCTTACAGGGAGCAATAAATACCACACTGATTTTGTCGCTCATGCTACGTCGTCACGAGCGACATCAGTGCCACCCTCCATGCTCGGTGATGCCCGACATGAACATGCCTTACCCCCTCTGACCACCAACCCTCCACAGCCGATTTATACCCCGTTTCGCTATACTGAAGGCCCCCAACGAGGCTCTGATGTGCTTGTGTTTGATCGGCCTGCATATCAAGCCTATTCCGACCTGCGGCAGGCGTCAGCTGAGAGTGGGCGGGTAATGTCGAAcgctccaccacctcatcccgGAGATAGACCGGGTTCAGCAGTGCCCCCGCGTCGAAATGAATTTGATGAAACGTTCATTGGGCTGATAAGGGAGAAGAGCATTGCCTACCGAAAGAGAGCACCCCGGAAAACGTCCTCTCCGCCACCACTGCCGGCTTCTCTCAGACATGGCAAGCCAGCTGGTCCAGTTGACGACTTGCGGTCCATGGCTTCATCGCCGATGTCCAAACAATCGGAAAGCTCGTGGAATATGACGACTAGGAAGGATCTGGAGAATTACTCCAATGACTTCTCGTACATCAGGGAGGCGGTAAAGTCTTGGGAAGTTTCAAGCAAACCGCGCAGAGAGCAATTGGATAGGGAACGGATCCAACGCCAGGAGGTGTCGGAGAAGCGCATCGATGCGCTCTTCAATGGGAAGGAGATTGGCTATGCCGATATCAATGTactggaggaggagttcCGTCAGAAGGAGGCTCGTGCTCAGCTAGACGAAGAAAGACAGGAGTTGGACAAGTTTGTTGCCGATGTTTTCGAGCCTTTGGATCAACGCTTGAAAGAAGAAATAGCTGCGCTTCAGGCGCTCTACGAAGCCGCGCTTGCTCAACTTGATCATGAAAATGGACGGGCCAAGTCTGCGACCACTGACAGGTACAATCTGTCGCACACAATGAGGACGGTGAATGAAATTTATCGCAAACTCGAGCTACGTTACCAAAAACGTCTCGAAATTGCTTTGGATCGGGAGCGCCGGCGGAAGAAGGCTGAGAGGCGGCCTCTTGTTTTCATGGGCGACTCCGTGGCCCTGAAAGGCGTGGATCACGATTTCGACCAGATGGAGAAACGCAACATCCTGGAAGCGGCTAGAGAGCGAGATAATAGAGCTAACCGTCTGATGGACTCGTTTGACGATGCCATCATGCACGGGTTGGGTGAAAACCAGAGCCTCCTTGACGAAGTTGCTGCGAAGGTGGCCAAGGTCGATACCGCGACCATTCGATCGTCGGGGCTGCCAGACTCCGAGGTGGAACAGTTGCTGAAATCAGTATACAACCTGATTGAGTCTTTGCGTAAAGATTCTGAGTCCATCTTGCACAATTTCAACATGGCTGATTCGGTACTCAACGATGCTGATTACAGTGTTTCTGTGGCCGAAGCGCGTTATTCAGACGCCGATGCGGATGTTTTCCGCCGgcttgatgatgagaaaaggaaggaagacgcaAAGATCCAAGCGGATCTCAAGTCCAAACTCGAAAGTATCAGGTCTGGGCCTGCAAATATTATCACTAGCATAAATGGTCTCCTGGAGTCTTTAGGCAAGCCTCCTATAGTTGATCAAACTGGTTCTTCATCACAGATGCCTGCCGATACGCTAGCGCCGGTAGCCCAGCATCTCACGACTGATATTGCACCACGGAAGCCCGAAGAAGATCCCGAGCATCAGGAGAGGCTTCGGAAAGCATTGGAGAATGCCAAAAGGAGAAATGCGGCGAGGATGAACACTGAAACAAGCCGCCCTTGA
- a CDS encoding uncharacterized protein (COG:S;~EggNog:ENOG410PUE0;~InterPro:IPR007527;~go_function: GO:0008270 - zinc ion binding [Evidence IEA]) — translation MSAPTRQFHDLSITGDMPTTRSQPEKEPHRDDSDSSELLRSESDESHAEGDSAASSSVRGKSGITYDLARLDSDTEARALVGLTSQFKVVSCCTTRTGFDFQFIEQPRVHLGSEGYTCTCSTFSGMPNVACQHIFWLLDQLHGCFVPQPPPSDILLSSDGRLPNFGRVEQLLDGKLETIADQLCWQYVRSEAEGGMSRQDIVRDILSAFSPVILPEEFRLDLVDDAGQSRTPEQCVVQGDFEATMFRLAVHDDGVYSSLCKAMPIAACAVIFFDKVHQRLRKLLADFDRYCLTGQASNEAGDLDVETVILKIQENVDRVRENIIARAPHGMEGAAKTLVTLLEDICGRNKDALEGNERGRVTFHGEDEDQRNLFHQLIGKADETGEFFILDALEHVPAMALHQFVGRLKAILRRIEVDRAPKAYILRLDALIRAAESPLANAGQKRPSSSTSRGYSKRTR, via the exons ATGTCTGCTCCCACCAGACAATTTCACGACCTCTCAATAACAGGCGACATGCCGACGACACGCTCCCAGCCCGAGAAAGAGCCACACAGAGATGATAGCGACAGCAGCGAGCTCCTGAGAAGCGAAAGTGATGAGAGTCATGCTGAGGGGGATTCAGCTGCGTCTTCGTCCGTACGAGGCAAGTCAGGGATCACCTATGATCTCGCCAGGCTTGACTCCGACACCGAAGCCAGGGCTCTCGTTGGGTTAACGAGTCAGTTCAAGGTAGTCAGCTGCTGTACGACACGAACAGGGTTTGATTTCCAATTCATTGAGCAGCCCCGAGTTCATCTCGGTTCAGAGGGGTATACGTGCACCTGCTCGACCTTCTCAGGCATGCCCAATGTGGCCTGCCAGCACATTTTT TGGCTTCTTGATCAGCTTCATGGCTGCTTCGTCCCTCAACCGCCTCCCTCCGACATTCTTCTGTCGAGCGATGGACGTCTTCCGAACTTTGGTCGCGTTGAACAACTGCTGGATGGCAAGCTGGAAACCATTGCGGATCAGCTGTGTTGGCAATATGTTCGCTCCGAAGCCGAGGGGGGAATGAGCCGACAGGACATAGTCCGGGACATTTTATCGGCCTTTAGTCCGGTGATACTGCCTGAGGAGTTCCGTCTCGatcttgttgatgatgcaggaCAGTCGCGTACCCCTGAGCAGTGTGTTGTACAGGGAGACTTTGAAGCCACAATGTTTCGGCTCGCCGTGCACGACGACGGTGTGTATTCCAGTCTATGCAAGGCGATGCCCATTGCAGCTTGCGCGGTGATCTTCTTCGACAAAGTGCATCAGAGATTGCGGAAGCTACTAGCAGACTTCGACCGCTACTGCCTTACAGGACAAGCTTCAAATGAGGCTGGAGATTTGGACGTGGAGACTGTCATTCTAAAAATTCAAGAGAACGTCGACCGCGTCCGGGAAAACATTATCGCTCGAGCACCGCACGGTATGGAAGGGGCTGCGAAGACTTTGGTCACATTGCTGGAGGATATCTGCGGCCGTAATAAGGATGCGCTGGAGGGGAACGAACGTGGCCGAGTGACATTCCAcggagaggacgaggatcAACGCAATCTCTTCCACCAGCTTATTGGCAAGGCCGATGAAACTGGTGAATTCTTTATTCTTGATGCCCTAGAGCATGTACCGGCTATGGCGCTCCACCAATTCGTGGGCAGGTTGAAAGCTATTCTACGCCGGATTGAAGTGGATCGAGCTCCCAAGGCCTATATACTGAGACTCGATGCGTTGATACGTGCTGCAGAATCACCTCTTGCCAATGCTGGTCAAAAGCGACCGTCTTCGTCTACAAGCCGGGGCTACAGCAAGCGCACGCGGTGA